Sequence from the Pseudomonas sp. 7SR1 genome:
CCATAACGACATGGATTTCATCGAGGACCTGTGCAAGCGCCAACGCAACGTGGCCTATGTGACCGACGGTGCCTACAGCATGGGCGGGATGGCGGACCTCGATAGCCTGTTATATCTCAAGCAGCGCTACGGCCTGTTCCTGTACCTGGACGACTCCCACGCGCTGTCCACCGTGGGCCAATGCGGCGCCGGCCTGGTCCGCTCGCGCCTTCCCACCGTGGACGAACGCACCCTGATCGTCGCTTCCCTGGCCAAATCCTTCGGGGCCAGCGGGGGCCTGGCGATGTTCGGCAGTGAAAGGCACAAGGCGCTGGTGCAGCGCTACGGTGGCCCCAGCAACTGGTCGCAGAGCCTGAACGCAGCGGCCATCGGCGCCGGCATGGCCTCGATCCGCCTGCATCGCAGCCGAGAGCTGGGCTCCTTGCAGGAGCGCTTGCAGGCTAATATCCGACTGTTCGACAGCCTTATCCGCACCGAACAGTACGGCAATCCCATGGCGATCCGCCTGATACCGTGCGGCGAAGCAGCCCTGGCCAATCGGCTGGCGGTGGAACTGGCCGAGCTTGGGTATTTCACCTCGGCGGTGTTCTTCCCTGTCGTGCCGCAGAACAAGGCCGCGATACGTATCACCCTGCGGGCCGACATGGAACCAGGGGTGATCCGGTCGTTCTGCGAACAGATGACCGACCTGCTGAAAGCTCACGGGCGTGAAATCCGCCCCTGAACGAAAACGGGTAGCCTGTGCGGCTCATTCGTGCACTCAAATCAACCGTACAGGCCACTGATGAAGAACCGTACAACCCTGATCGTCACCTGCACCACGGTTTTCCTGGCCCAACTGGGCATGAGCATCTACTTGCCGGCCTTGCCTGACATGGCCCGGGACCTGGGCGACGATGCTTCACGGGTGTCCTGGGGACTGCCGGTGTACCTGATCGGCATGGCACTGCCCATGCTGGCCTGGGGCAGCCTGAGCCAGGGGTTGGGGCGCAAGCCGGTGTTGCTGGCGGCGTTGGCGCTATACGGGCTGGCCAACCTGGCCCTGCCCCTGGGAACTGGCGTGGAAGCGTTCCTGGCCTTCAGGCTGATCCAGGGCATCGGGGCCAGCGGCATTTCGGTGATGGCGAGGGTGTTGATCCGGGACAGCTTCAGCGGCGACCTGCTGGCCAAATCCCTGGCGTGGTTGTCCATCGCCTTTGTGATCGCCCTCGGTATCGGCCAATACCTCGGCTCCCTGATCCAGGCCGCTTTCGGCTGGGCGGCGATCTTCCAGGGGCTCGGCGCTGCCAGCCTGGTAATGGCCGCAGCCGTGTCCCGGGCCAGGTTCCCGAGGCTGACGGAGGAGAAAAACGGTCAACCGGCGTGGCGCGTGTATGGGCAGATCCTGAAGCACCCTGGCTTTCTCCTGCCCGCCCTGGCGGGTGGGTTGGGTTACGGTGTGATCATTGCCTTCAACACTGCCGCGCCGCTGATCCTGCGTGACAGCTTTCACTGGTCGGCGATCGAGTACGGCCTGCTGGGCTGGCCCATCAGCGCGGCGTACTTGCTCGGCGCATTGGTGGTCAATGCCTGCGTATTGCGCATCGGCCAGCGACGGCTGATGGGCTGGGGTATCGCCCTGGTACTGGGCGGCAGCGCGACCATGCTGGCGGCCAGCCTCAGCCTGGGCAGCGTGGCGGTGCTCTTCTGGCTGCCGTACTGCTTCGCCGTGTTCGGCCAGTCGCTGAACTACCCCATCAGCCTGTCCCTGGCCAATGAGGGTTCACCGATACCGGGCGCCTATGCCATGGCGTTGAGCGGCTTTCTGCATCAATGGATGGCATCGTTGATCGGCGCCATGGCCAGCCTGCTGTTGAGCGAGCAGGCCTGGCCGTTGGCAGCGTTGTGTACGTTGCTGGCGATGGCGGCAATGCTGTGTGCCAGATCCTTGCCGCCCCAACCCCGTCAGGCCCTGTAAGAAAAGCCTTGATACTCGTTCATGCTGCGTTGAAAACGGCCTCGCCTGACCTTCGTCTCAAGACTTTTCAGACACAGCCTAGAACGCGGTGCGGAAAATTTCCTCGATTTGCCGCTGGTCCGCTGCTCGCGGATTGGTCAAGCCGCAGGCGTCCTTCAGGGCGTTGGCGGCCAGCACCGGCACATCATTGAGGCGTACACCCAACTCCCGCAGGCCTGCGGGAATGTCCACGTCGCTGGCCAAGGCACGAATCGCCGCAATGGCGGCCTGCGCGCCCTCCTCCGGGCTGGATCCAGGCAGATCGACGCCCATGGCGCGGCCCACATCGGCCAGCCTGTCGGCGCACACCGAGGCGTTGAATGCCTGCACGTGTGGCAACAGCACGGCGTTGCATACCCCGTGCGGCAAGTCATAGAAGCCGCCCAACTGATGCGCCATCGCATGCACGAACCCCAGCGATGCATTGTTGAAGGCCATCCCGGCGAGGAACTGTGCGTAAGCCATGTTCTCCCGTGCCGCCAGGTCATTGCCGTCGCGCACCGCCAGGCGCAGGTTGTTGCTGATCAGGGTGACGGCTTTCAGGGCGCAGGCATCGGTAATCGGGGTCGCGGCGGTGGACACGTAGGCCTCCACGGCATGGGTCAACGCATCCATGCCCGTGGCGGCAGTCAGGCCCTTGGGCATCGCCACCATCAACGCCGGGTCGTTGACCGACATGAGCGGTGTCACGTTGCGATCGACAATCGCCATTTTCACATGGCGCGATTCGTCCGTAATGATGCAGAAGCGCGTCATCTCACTGGCGGTGCCGGCAGTGGTATTGATGGCGATCAGCGGCAATTGCGGCTTGCTCGAACGGTCGACGCCTTCGTAGTCACCGATCTGCCCGCCGTTGGTGGCACACAGGGCGATGCCCTTGGCGCAGTCGTGAGGCGAACCACCGCCCAGCGAAACCACGAAATCGCACCGGGTTTCTTTCAGCAGGCCCAACCCCTGCACGACGTTGGCGATGCTCGGGTTGGGTTTTGCGCCATCGAAAACGACCGAATCGATGTCCTGTGCGGCCAGTAGTCCCGCCAGCTTGTCGGCAACGCCGGCCTTGGCAAGCCCGGCATCGGTGACGATCAACGCCTTGCGAAAACCATAGTTGCGGATGGCGGTCATGGCCTCGTCGAGGCAGCCCAGCCCCATGACATTCACGGCTGGGATGAAGAAAGTGCTGCTCATGGGAACATGCTCCTGGGGAAGCCGGATCGGCGTGCCTACAGGATTGACCGAGCGGTCACGGCATTCCTTGATCTGGCTCAAGAGTCTGTCGTGATAAAGTCGCGCCCTGCCTTTGCCACGTTTTGGATGAGCTTCGCAATGACCGATTTCCAGGAATATGACGCCCGGCTCGAAGATTGGGAGGCCTTGCGCGCCAACACCGCTTTCAGCGGCCTGTTGGTGGGTAACGGTGCCAGCCGCGCCATATGGGACGACTTTGGCTATGACTCGCTGTTCGAGAACGCCCGCACGGTCGAGGAAAAGCCCCTGAGCCCGTCGGAACTGAGCGTGTTCGACGCAATGCAGACGCGCAGCTTCGAGCAGGTGCTCGGTGCGCTGAAAACCACCAGCCGGATCAACAAGGCCCTGGCCGTCAGCTCCGCCGCCCCGCGTAATCGCTACTACGCGATCAAGGAAGCGCTGATCAACACCGTGCACGCCGTGCACATTCCCTGGCGACTGGTGCAGCCGGCAACCCTGGCAACGTTGAACCGGGAGCTGAGTCGCTACCGCACGGTATTCACCACCAACTATGACCTGCTCAACCACTGGGCGCTGCAGCATGAACCAGGCACCCTCACCGATCTGTTCAGCGGCGACGATCAACGTTTCGACCTGAACCACGCCTGCTCGGACAAGACGCGCCTGCTCTACCTGCACGGCGGCCTGCACCTGGTGCGCAACCAGGACGGCACCGCGCGCAGGCTCACCTCCACCGAGGGCACACTGCTGGGCAACTTCGCCATCAACAACACCCTCAAGACCCTCGACGACGTACCGCTGTTCGTCAATGAAGGGCCCAGCGAGGACAAGCTCAGGACGATCCGCAGTTCCGACTACCTGTCGTTCGGCTATGACCAGTTGCTGCACCACGGCGACAACCTGTGCCTGTTCGGCCATGCCCTGGGCGAGCAGGACCGGCACATCGTCCAGGCCTTGCGCCAGGCCAGCCCCAGGACCATGGCCATTTCGATCTATCCCCGCAGCCAGGCGTTCATCCAGCACCAGAAGCGTCACTACGCCAAGTTGTTCCAGGGACTGGAAGTGGCGTT
This genomic interval carries:
- a CDS encoding DUF4917 family protein, producing MTDFQEYDARLEDWEALRANTAFSGLLVGNGASRAIWDDFGYDSLFENARTVEEKPLSPSELSVFDAMQTRSFEQVLGALKTTSRINKALAVSSAAPRNRYYAIKEALINTVHAVHIPWRLVQPATLATLNRELSRYRTVFTTNYDLLNHWALQHEPGTLTDLFSGDDQRFDLNHACSDKTRLLYLHGGLHLVRNQDGTARRLTSTEGTLLGNFAINNTLKTLDDVPLFVNEGPSEDKLRTIRSSDYLSFGYDQLLHHGDNLCLFGHALGEQDRHIVQALRQASPRTMAISIYPRSQAFIQHQKRHYAKLFQGLEVALRFFDAKSHPLGDPKLSVPVEI
- the yiaY gene encoding L-threonine dehydrogenase; translation: MSSTFFIPAVNVMGLGCLDEAMTAIRNYGFRKALIVTDAGLAKAGVADKLAGLLAAQDIDSVVFDGAKPNPSIANVVQGLGLLKETRCDFVVSLGGGSPHDCAKGIALCATNGGQIGDYEGVDRSSKPQLPLIAINTTAGTASEMTRFCIITDESRHVKMAIVDRNVTPLMSVNDPALMVAMPKGLTAATGMDALTHAVEAYVSTAATPITDACALKAVTLISNNLRLAVRDGNDLAARENMAYAQFLAGMAFNNASLGFVHAMAHQLGGFYDLPHGVCNAVLLPHVQAFNASVCADRLADVGRAMGVDLPGSSPEEGAQAAIAAIRALASDVDIPAGLRELGVRLNDVPVLAANALKDACGLTNPRAADQRQIEEIFRTAF
- a CDS encoding aminotransferase class I/II-fold pyridoxal phosphate-dependent enzyme, producing MNQTTQPTHRFTNYRKVIALADQDWQNAEIGKISGLNVEVKTPNVLVDQYGRTFHHFCTTSYLGLDYHPALLDGAMTALWETGTLRVANSKNRCKLAILARYEAQLSELFGASCLSALSCSAASAGILPLLASGVLTDNRPPVMIFDKHAHYSMNHFKTACADETQVLTCPHNDMDFIEDLCKRQRNVAYVTDGAYSMGGMADLDSLLYLKQRYGLFLYLDDSHALSTVGQCGAGLVRSRLPTVDERTLIVASLAKSFGASGGLAMFGSERHKALVQRYGGPSNWSQSLNAAAIGAGMASIRLHRSRELGSLQERLQANIRLFDSLIRTEQYGNPMAIRLIPCGEAALANRLAVELAELGYFTSAVFFPVVPQNKAAIRITLRADMEPGVIRSFCEQMTDLLKAHGREIRP
- a CDS encoding MFS transporter, which translates into the protein MKNRTTLIVTCTTVFLAQLGMSIYLPALPDMARDLGDDASRVSWGLPVYLIGMALPMLAWGSLSQGLGRKPVLLAALALYGLANLALPLGTGVEAFLAFRLIQGIGASGISVMARVLIRDSFSGDLLAKSLAWLSIAFVIALGIGQYLGSLIQAAFGWAAIFQGLGAASLVMAAAVSRARFPRLTEEKNGQPAWRVYGQILKHPGFLLPALAGGLGYGVIIAFNTAAPLILRDSFHWSAIEYGLLGWPISAAYLLGALVVNACVLRIGQRRLMGWGIALVLGGSATMLAASLSLGSVAVLFWLPYCFAVFGQSLNYPISLSLANEGSPIPGAYAMALSGFLHQWMASLIGAMASLLLSEQAWPLAALCTLLAMAAMLCARSLPPQPRQAL